Part of the Sporosarcina sp. FSL K6-2383 genome is shown below.
ATGATGCCTTTTTGTGCAGCAGCCTGTTCAGAAACAGCGTTATCGAGCGCAAGTGGTCCATCAACAATACAGCCCGTAATTTGTCCGCGCTTATTCATAATGACAAGCGATGCAGCATCTGTCGTTGGTTCCATTGCAGGGTTTACTGTCTCAACCGCTGCGAGTGGTGCAACAATCGGCTCCGCGACACCACATGCATGTGCAGTCGCGACTGCATTGCGAATGATTTGTGCTTTCGCTTCAAGGTCCGGCGCGATATTCATCGCCGCATCTGTTACAAATAGCAGACGATCATAGCCAGCTACTTCAAATGCGGCGACATGTGATAATATTTTTCCTGACCGTAATCCATAGTCGCCATTCAGGACAGCCTTCAAGATAATGGATGTTGCCACATTCCCTTTCATGACAACATCAGCCCGTCCGCTTGAAACCGCTTTCACCGCAAGCATGGATGCTTGGAAATCATCTTCTGCATGATGGATGCTTACCTTATCATGCGCTAGCAAATGTGGGAAATTCGTTGTAAGCAATTCCTGTAAATGTTTTTCATTATCAAACAATAAAAATGTTGCGATTCCTTTTGTAATGGCAAGGTTAACCGCCTCAAGTACTTCCAAATCTGCTGCTGATGCAACAGAAACTATTGGATCTTTCTTCGCTGTAGCTTTGGTAATGAGTGAATCGAGTAAGACCATTACATCATCTCCTTTACTTGAGTAGTTTTAGACAAGACTGAACTTTTCAAGCTTATAGTACAACGAACGGAGTGAAATACCTAGCCTATTTGCAGTTAGAGATTTATTACCACCATTTTCACGAAGCGCTGTTTCAAGTATTGTCTTCTCGTAGTCATCCATAATCGAAGCGAGTGAGCTTTTCTCTGGAAGAAACGATTCCCCATCCTTATCCTCTCGTGATAAAAATGATTTAGCAACTTCATCTAAGCCAATAACTGCTTCCCCTGGTTCCATAAAAATCATCGTTCGACTCAGTACATTTTCAAGCTCTCGTACATTTCCCGGCCAGTCATATTGCTGAAGCCGTTCCAATGCCTCATCAGTCATCGTTTTAATGTTCATACCGAATTCTTGATTGAGTTTGACAAGTAAATGTTCAACAATGAATGGGATATCTTTAGTTCGGGACCTCAATGGTACAATTTGAATGGAAATTCGGTTAAGAATATAATACAATTCTTCATTGAATGACCCTTCGTGCATTGCTTTTTCCAGATTTTTTGACGTTGCTGTAATGAGGCGGACAGACGCAGCATTAGTACTTTCACCACTCTTCGCCCCCACTAAATAGGTCAGTAATCTTTTTTGCACAGCAAGTGGAAGATCTGCAACTTCATCCAAAAATAATGTTCCCCCATTTGACTCTTTAAAAAGGCCCTGTTCTTTTTCCGCTGCCACCTCTTGTCCGAATAATTCGGACTCGAATGTAACGGGATTCATCGTTGCACAATTGACACGAATGAATTTATGAAAACATCGCTTGCTACCACTATGAATTGCATGTGCAAACAATTCCTTACCCGTTCCCGTTTCTCCCCTCAAAAGGACAGGTACATCTGACTTCGCTGCAAGCTTAGCCTGCTCAATTGAAATCTCAATATCCGATGAACCGCCAAAGATATCTTCAAAAGTGTACGTTGCCTCTAGTTTACGAATAATCGTTCGTGCCCGATCAAGCTCCTTCATCAGCCTACGCATTTCGGTAATATCATGAATGACTCCGACGCTGCCTTTAACTTGTTGATCAACGATAATCGGTGCAACATTGACAACAACTTCACGATTATTCTCACCTATACGCATATTGACACCACGGACAGGCTTACGCGTCTGAAGAACTTTCATATGGATACTTTCGCCCTCATTGATATCTGCATTCGCAGGTTTACCAATGATTTCATCTTCAGTTAAACCTGTGATTCGAGTGTAAGCGGGATTCACAAGAATTCCGTTCCCCTGATTGTCAACGACTGAAATAGCATCATCACTGGAATGGATAATCGCTTCTAGCATCGTTTTGACTTTGTTGAGATCCGTAATTTCTTCTGCAAGTGTAACGACTTCTGTAATGTCTTTAAATACAGCGAAAGCTCCAACTCTTTTGCCTTCGTTATTTAAAAGAGGGTAGCGTGATGTAACAATTTTCATACCATTTGCTAGAATGAGCTCCTGATTCAGCTCTGCACTACCTGTTTGGAATACTCTAGGTAGCTTAGTTAGCGGGATCACTTCTGTAATAGGTCTGCCAATTGCTCTGTCGTTTGAAAAACCAACCATTCGAGATGCACTTTTATTGAAAAAGTTGATAGTGCCATCTTCATTGATGCCGATCATTCCCTCTTCAATGGAATCAAAGATCATACGTTGCTTATGCATTTCTGCATGAACTTGCTTAATGTACGTCCCATTCTCTTCAAGAAGATTGACAAGAAGATTAGCAACAGAGCCAGGTATCAACACTGTTTGGGGAGGCCGCACTTTCAACAATTCAACAAATTCTGCTTTGTTTCCGGTTACATCGAAAATGATATGCAAATCATCAGTCAGATAAGATCTCCATTCTGTTCCGTGCGCAATGCCTTGTTTTTTTGCTTGAATAATTCCTGGTGCTTGTTCATCAGTATCGATGATTGCTCTAACATTCATGAATTCTAAGTTTTGGAGAAGGTCCAGAATTATAGTTCCGCCTGTCCCCGCCCCGACAATGAGAACATTTTGCAAGGGTATTCATTCTCCTCTTTTAAATCATGCAATCTTTTGCAATTACAAACTAATCATACACGATTGCTCTCTTCTTGACAATAAAATATGACAAGGTAAAATTAAAAATAGTTAAGGAGTTGTGATTGATGGCACGTTTTGCTGCTTTTATCGTTCTACTCATCCCCGGTCTTTTTGCGGCTGGTGGTATAAAGCTAATGCGGGATTCGATTTTTGGTATATTATTCAAACCGTTCCCGTTCATTTGGCTACAATTTGTCGTTGGCCTGCTCTTCTGTGCTGCTGGGCTTGCATTTTTTGCTGGCTTTCTCTTACGACGGGATCGTAAAAATGGACGCGTACAAGGACGATTTGCCAAAAAATAAGAAAAGGACTACGACACGATGGACGTGTTGTAGTCCTTTTCTATTCTTTACTCCCTCTGAATCGGTCTGGAAAGTCAGTTATCCAACCAGCTATATAAGATGGAGATGAAGCCACAATTGCCTCTTTTCCCGTCATCCCATAGACACGAATTTTCTTTCCTGTTCGAATGAGGCTTTGCAAATAGGGTTCTCTCAATAACTTTTTGTGTATATGAAAACCATCTGCCGACAAATATTGTTCAAGCACATCCCAATCTACACTGTTTTTGCGCAGAAGATAGCCCGTTTCCATACTTGCGTTTACTTCTTTTACTTTCTCAAGTAGATGATAATCAAAAGAGGATATATGAATATGATCCAAATATGATACACTGCCGACAATTTTCTCAACAAATTCTGGACGCTGTGAAACAGTTTCCTTCAATTCAACATTGAGTGCCAAATGATGCCGCTCACAAAATGCTACAGCCCCTAGTAGCGTAGGGATGCGATGACCGTTCACGAGGCGCATATATTTTTTACCAACTCGAATGTTGGCTATTTCTGCACTCGTCAATGAGGCAATCATTTGCCGTACGCCCGCAAGTCTCACCAAGTCGGCATCATGAATTACGATAGGCACACCATCCTCAGTCACTTGGACATCGAGCTCAATGCCATCCGCCCCTTGATCAAGCGCTTTCTCGAATGCTCTCATCGTATTCTCAAATTGTACAGCCGAGGCACCTCGGTGTGCAAATATGGTAGGTTTAGACATTCAAAACGCCATCAACGACTTCAAAGACACCTTTTCTTGAGTCATGTAATGTCGTCGAGCGCAGTCCAATTTGAATAACTGCACCTGGATAAGCCTCTCTTGTTACTTCGATTTGTGCCGGAACTGCCTGTTTAATAAGTTGTAGACGTACTTGAATCTCTTTATCAAGTTCTTGAACGGCTTGTCGATTTGTTTCAATTGTTTCTGTTGTTTTCTTAAATGCTTCAGCTTGCGGTCCCCTTGAGCCTGCCGCTACCTTTGCAAACTGGGCAGAGTGTTCCTCCATTCTACTTAAAACGCTTTGACGATCCTTCAAATCCTGCGCCATTTCTTGGATTTCCTTATAAAGTCCATCCTTGTTAATCCCCTTCGCATGAAGTAACGTCATGCGCTCATGATTATTACCTGCATAGGCACATTCGATACGGAACATTACTTCAATATGTCCACCGATAATTTTCCCTCTATTTTTATCAACAAGCACACGGTCAGCGATGACGTCTGTTCCAAATAAATAAAGGCCGACATTAACAACTGTTGCATATAGCTTACAATTATTTGCATGTTTTATAAAAATATCACCTTTTGCCTCTACAATTGTCACGCCCCCACCAAAAACGCCACCTTTGATATAAATATCGCCTTCTGATGATTGAATTTCCTTTGCGTTTGTAACGCCTTCATTTCCTTCGATTGAAATATCACCCGTTGCTTTTACAGAATATCCTGCAAGTATAGTTCCATAAATGGAAACAGCTCCATCAAACGTAATATTCCCTGTTTCAGGACCTACGTCACCATTTATTACCAGTCGCTTGCCGATACTAATCACACCATTTATATATTCTAAAGCTCCACCATGTATCGCACGAAGTACAACTTTCCCTTTTTCTTGTTCTTCACTTATCGATTTTCGATCATAAGACAGCTTACCATCATTCCCTTTTAACGCTCCCAAGACATTACCAAAAATATCTTTACCGGCAATTCCATTTTGAGGAGGAACCTTTTCACCAATCCAATCCCCTTCATCTACTGCCGTTACAAAGTTCATCTCATAGTAGTCGGCCGATCCGTCTTCACGAATAACTGGTTTCCGATCCGGGATTTCCAAATAGGTAATCATGGCATCAGCACCTTGTTCAGGTTGCCTTCCAATCGCAGCAGTCAGTGGTTCGCCTTGCTTGAAAAATATGTCGTGAAGCGGAAGTCTACCAAAGACAACTCCTTCTTTATCGAGTTGTTTTTCAATTTGCTCTAAAATAGCATGTTTGTTGTTTTCAAATTCCTCCATAGTCATATTGAAAATGATTTGGGCTTTCATCTTGTCTGTCGTAATGAACAACTCAAAATCAGGAAGCCAACTACCAATAACATATTCCCCTTCTGACTCTGTAAGCGCTTTCCTTAACACAACAAATGAGGATATTTTCAATCGTGGATACTGTTTTGTAATAGCATCGAATGACTTTAGTGGAAAACCACTTTTTTTCAAATGTACAACCAAATTATCATCTTTCAATTCTAAGTCAAAATAATCATTTTGAATCAACAATGACATTCCACCCTTTCTCTCTATCTCTATTATAATACATTTCAGAACTTTTGGTTAGGGTAATAATTTTTTCTTTATACAAAAGAAGTCCTACTTTCAGAGAATAATTTCTACTCATACTCGTAATCATTTAATTATTCGATCCGAAGAGAACAAGACACTTCCCCATTCCTTGAATTAGTAGTACATTCAATAAATGTGAAAGTGTCTAATCTTTAGGCTCTTCTATCTAGTTAATTATTGTTTCATACTGTTAGTTTATCGCTAATCTAACACCATGTAATTACCATGATTACTAAAACCCATCATTTCAATACTTAACTTGCCATATGTTCCAGTCGAATTTTATCTGCAATCATTGCGATGAATTCTGAGTTGGTAGGTTTACTTTTCAAGTGATGCACGGTGTAGCCAAACATTTTAGAAATAACGTCGTAATTACCTCGGTTCCACGCAACCTCAATTGCATGGCGAATGGCACGCTCCACTCGGGAAGATGTCGTATTGTATTTTTTCGCAATCTCTGGATAGAGTACTTTCGTGACAGCGCCTAGCAATTCGACATCAGTGTAAACCATTTGAATGGCTTCACGAAGAAAAGCATAGCCCTTAATATGTGCAGGCACGCCAATTTCTTTTATAATAGATGTGATTGTCGTATCAAGTACTTTTTGACTAACTTTTCCTGACACGTATTCTACCTCTGGCTTGGAAATAGGAATAATTGGTTTTCTTGTGCCTGCTACTTGGAAAATTTGATTGGTGAGTCGTTCGAATTCAAATGGTTTCAGCATGAAATAAGAAGCTCCGAGGCTAGCCGCTTGCGTCATCACGTCTTCCTGTCCAAACGCAGTTAGCATAATGATATGCAAATCTGACGTTTGGGCGTTGGCGCTTAATGTTTCCAGCACGGCAATTCCATCAAGATGAGGCATAATAATGTCTAGTAACAGCACATCTGGTCTTTTTTCTTCCAGCATTGCCAGACAGACTTTTCCGTTATTTGCAGTCCAGACAACGTCTATCTCAGGATGCTTTTCAAAATATGTCACCATCGTTTTCACTAATTCCTTGTTATCGTCAGCAATCGCTATTTTCAGTTTCTCCATTCCCATTTCCCTCCTGTACGTCTCGTAATAATTTTTCGAAAAAGCAGCAATCTTCTTTTATATTGCATAAAGGAAATTTTCGACAAATAATAAGACAACCCTTTTTTTAAAATGAAAAATGAATCCTCAGACATATGGTTTCCCTATATTTCGACGAATTCCATTCTTTTCTATTCTTTTGTCGAATCATTTATATTTAGTTTACCACGGCAAAAAAAAAGGACCAACTCATAATTGCAAGTTGGCCTTTTTTCAGTGTCTAACAATGCACCCCGATTTTTATTTCTCTCCACTTCGCATCGTCTCTAGAAAAAGACCAGCACCTTTTTCTGGATCATCGACAAACATATGAGTGACAGCACCAACAAATTTGCCGTTCTGGATAACCGGGCTACCGCTCATTCCTTGTAGAATACCGCCTGTTGCAGCTAATAATTTTGGATCCGTCAACACAAAATGAAACTGGTCCTGTTCCACTTCTGTTATTCGAATCATAAATGATTGAACTTCAGTCCCTTTAATCGTTGTGAAAATTTCTGCCACGTCTTCTTTAACTTGTTCGGGATGCATAATCTCAAGTGGTTCGGCTAACACTTTCTTATGAGCACTATTCCACGCTCCGAAAATGCCATACACACCATTCGTTTGAATAGTCCCTAAAAAGTCTTCATCTTCAACAATGGTTGAAATTTTATAACCTGGAACGCCAGGAACACTTTTTTTTATCTGTCCAATTTCTGAAAGATAAATGGCTCCCGTTTCAAAAGAAGGTGGTGATTTTAATGCACTGTCGATAATCTGATGACCGAGCGCACCATAGGTCCCATTATCTGGATCTACATACGTTAGGGTACCTGTCCCTTCCGTCCGATCTTTCAGGAATGGAAGGAGACGTTTCATTGCTTCACCATCTGCTCGGATTTGGCTTTTCTCTCCGTTTCGAAGAATGTGCAATGCGATTTCATTTTTGCTTCGTCGACTAGACAATGCTGTTTCGAAATCCGTTAACGTGCCAATTGCAACATCATCAACTTGCTCAATTAAGTCGCCCGCCTTCAACCAATGATCTTTGCTAATCATGACATCATTTGTTATGAATACACCTGATAGCTCCATCTGAATGCCGATGGAATGTCCCATTGGAATGAGGGAACCGCCTTGTGCAAATGCGGCATTGGTATTGAACGGCATAACAAGCAACAGTACGGAAAACGACACGGCCAACTTAAACTGTCTACTCCATCCCATACTTCACCTCCCCGTAATAAGATACTATTGGTATGTCCGTTCTGAGGGATGTTATGAAA
Proteins encoded:
- a CDS encoding FapA family protein, with the protein product MLIQNDYFDLELKDDNLVVHLKKSGFPLKSFDAITKQYPRLKISSFVVLRKALTESEGEYVIGSWLPDFELFITTDKMKAQIIFNMTMEEFENNKHAILEQIEKQLDKEGVVFGRLPLHDIFFKQGEPLTAAIGRQPEQGADAMITYLEIPDRKPVIREDGSADYYEMNFVTAVDEGDWIGEKVPPQNGIAGKDIFGNVLGALKGNDGKLSYDRKSISEEQEKGKVVLRAIHGGALEYINGVISIGKRLVINGDVGPETGNITFDGAVSIYGTILAGYSVKATGDISIEGNEGVTNAKEIQSSEGDIYIKGGVFGGGVTIVEAKGDIFIKHANNCKLYATVVNVGLYLFGTDVIADRVLVDKNRGKIIGGHIEVMFRIECAYAGNNHERMTLLHAKGINKDGLYKEIQEMAQDLKDRQSVLSRMEEHSAQFAKVAAGSRGPQAEAFKKTTETIETNRQAVQELDKEIQVRLQLIKQAVPAQIEVTREAYPGAVIQIGLRSTTLHDSRKGVFEVVDGVLNV
- the yqiS gene encoding phosphate butyryltransferase is translated as MVLLDSLITKATAKKDPIVSVASAADLEVLEAVNLAITKGIATFLLFDNEKHLQELLTTNFPHLLAHDKVSIHHAEDDFQASMLAVKAVSSGRADVVMKGNVATSIILKAVLNGDYGLRSGKILSHVAAFEVAGYDRLLFVTDAAMNIAPDLEAKAQIIRNAVATAHACGVAEPIVAPLAAVETVNPAMEPTTDAASLVIMNKRGQITGCIVDGPLALDNAVSEQAAAQKGIIGNTAGKADILVVPNIEAGNILYKSLMYFAGAKVGAIIQGARAPIVLTSRADSAESKLYSLALAILAIK
- a CDS encoding glycerophosphodiester phosphodiesterase family protein gives rise to the protein MSKPTIFAHRGASAVQFENTMRAFEKALDQGADGIELDVQVTEDGVPIVIHDADLVRLAGVRQMIASLTSAEIANIRVGKKYMRLVNGHRIPTLLGAVAFCERHHLALNVELKETVSQRPEFVEKIVGSVSYLDHIHISSFDYHLLEKVKEVNASMETGYLLRKNSVDWDVLEQYLSADGFHIHKKLLREPYLQSLIRTGKKIRVYGMTGKEAIVASSPSYIAGWITDFPDRFRGSKE
- a CDS encoding sigma 54-interacting transcriptional regulator, translating into MQNVLIVGAGTGGTIILDLLQNLEFMNVRAIIDTDEQAPGIIQAKKQGIAHGTEWRSYLTDDLHIIFDVTGNKAEFVELLKVRPPQTVLIPGSVANLLVNLLEENGTYIKQVHAEMHKQRMIFDSIEEGMIGINEDGTINFFNKSASRMVGFSNDRAIGRPITEVIPLTKLPRVFQTGSAELNQELILANGMKIVTSRYPLLNNEGKRVGAFAVFKDITEVVTLAEEITDLNKVKTMLEAIIHSSDDAISVVDNQGNGILVNPAYTRITGLTEDEIIGKPANADINEGESIHMKVLQTRKPVRGVNMRIGENNREVVVNVAPIIVDQQVKGSVGVIHDITEMRRLMKELDRARTIIRKLEATYTFEDIFGGSSDIEISIEQAKLAAKSDVPVLLRGETGTGKELFAHAIHSGSKRCFHKFIRVNCATMNPVTFESELFGQEVAAEKEQGLFKESNGGTLFLDEVADLPLAVQKRLLTYLVGAKSGESTNAASVRLITATSKNLEKAMHEGSFNEELYYILNRISIQIVPLRSRTKDIPFIVEHLLVKLNQEFGMNIKTMTDEALERLQQYDWPGNVRELENVLSRTMIFMEPGEAVIGLDEVAKSFLSREDKDGESFLPEKSSLASIMDDYEKTILETALRENGGNKSLTANRLGISLRSLYYKLEKFSLV
- the spo0A gene encoding sporulation transcription factor Spo0A → MEKLKIAIADDNKELVKTMVTYFEKHPEIDVVWTANNGKVCLAMLEEKRPDVLLLDIIMPHLDGIAVLETLSANAQTSDLHIIMLTAFGQEDVMTQAASLGASYFMLKPFEFERLTNQIFQVAGTRKPIIPISKPEVEYVSGKVSQKVLDTTITSIIKEIGVPAHIKGYAFLREAIQMVYTDVELLGAVTKVLYPEIAKKYNTTSSRVERAIRHAIEVAWNRGNYDVISKMFGYTVHHLKSKPTNSEFIAMIADKIRLEHMAS
- a CDS encoding SpoIVB peptidase S55 domain-containing protein is translated as MGWSRQFKLAVSFSVLLLVMPFNTNAAFAQGGSLIPMGHSIGIQMELSGVFITNDVMISKDHWLKAGDLIEQVDDVAIGTLTDFETALSSRRSKNEIALHILRNGEKSQIRADGEAMKRLLPFLKDRTEGTGTLTYVDPDNGTYGALGHQIIDSALKSPPSFETGAIYLSEIGQIKKSVPGVPGYKISTIVEDEDFLGTIQTNGVYGIFGAWNSAHKKVLAEPLEIMHPEQVKEDVAEIFTTIKGTEVQSFMIRITEVEQDQFHFVLTDPKLLAATGGILQGMSGSPVIQNGKFVGAVTHMFVDDPEKGAGLFLETMRSGEK
- a CDS encoding DUF2627 domain-containing protein, whose amino-acid sequence is MARFAAFIVLLIPGLFAAGGIKLMRDSIFGILFKPFPFIWLQFVVGLLFCAAGLAFFAGFLLRRDRKNGRVQGRFAKK